A genome region from Alistipes dispar includes the following:
- a CDS encoding calcineurin-like phosphoesterase C-terminal domain-containing protein — protein sequence MKRTLFAILLSLWSACAWAAGTVTVKGRVVCDGRGVANVRISDGDGFARTDEKGYYTLEADAQSRFVFVCVPAGYDAPTEEGVVRFFRPLPSGGGTCDFRLLRRPGDDTRHGFIVIADPQIYARKEFPQLAEAADDIAATVRGYGGLPFHGICCGDIVHLDHSLYGEYNDVMARTGLVFRNVIGNHDMTLYGRSHETSFTKFEDTYGPTYYSFDVGRIHYVALNDNFYIGREYFYIGYLDERQLRWLEKDLASVRPGSTVVVCLHIPSTCEEADRKQFSYDNASLTMANHRALYELLKPFRAHIVSGHTHTTCNQPIAPGLYEHVTPALSGAWWQGSLCTDGTPAGYGIYEVDGDRIEWYYKSTGHPADYQIKLYDGRECPQFEEYAAANIWASDPAWRVEFEIDGRPCGPAERFRAYDPEAARLYSDPDRLEHKWIAPSESDHYYRVPLPEGASRVEVSATDRFGRRSTAALDLK from the coding sequence ATGAAACGAACGTTATTCGCGATCCTGTTATCGCTCTGGAGCGCCTGCGCATGGGCTGCGGGCACGGTTACGGTCAAAGGACGCGTCGTCTGCGACGGCCGGGGCGTGGCGAACGTCCGGATCTCCGACGGCGACGGATTCGCCCGGACCGACGAAAAGGGATATTACACGCTGGAAGCCGATGCGCAAAGCCGGTTCGTCTTCGTCTGCGTGCCGGCGGGGTACGACGCCCCGACGGAAGAGGGCGTCGTACGCTTTTTCCGGCCGCTGCCGTCCGGAGGCGGGACCTGCGACTTCCGGCTGCTGCGCCGCCCGGGCGACGATACGCGCCACGGGTTCATCGTCATCGCCGACCCGCAGATATACGCCCGGAAAGAGTTCCCGCAACTGGCCGAGGCGGCCGACGACATCGCAGCCACGGTCCGCGGCTACGGCGGCCTGCCGTTCCACGGAATCTGCTGCGGCGACATCGTGCACCTGGACCACTCGCTCTACGGCGAGTACAACGACGTGATGGCCCGGACGGGACTCGTCTTCCGCAACGTGATCGGCAATCACGACATGACGCTCTACGGCCGGTCCCACGAAACCTCCTTCACGAAATTCGAAGATACGTACGGTCCGACCTACTATTCGTTCGACGTCGGCCGCATCCATTACGTAGCGCTCAACGACAATTTCTACATCGGACGCGAGTATTTCTACATCGGCTATCTCGACGAGCGGCAACTGCGCTGGCTGGAGAAGGACCTCGCTTCCGTGCGCCCCGGCTCCACGGTGGTCGTCTGCCTGCACATCCCCTCGACCTGCGAAGAGGCGGACCGCAAGCAGTTCAGCTACGACAACGCCTCCCTGACGATGGCGAACCACCGGGCGCTCTACGAACTGCTGAAACCCTTCCGGGCACATATCGTCTCGGGCCATACGCACACGACCTGCAACCAGCCGATCGCTCCCGGCCTGTACGAACACGTGACGCCCGCCCTGAGCGGCGCATGGTGGCAGGGATCGCTCTGCACCGACGGCACCCCGGCCGGATACGGCATCTACGAAGTGGACGGCGACCGCATCGAATGGTACTACAAATCGACGGGACACCCGGCCGACTACCAGATAAAACTGTACGACGGGCGCGAATGCCCGCAGTTCGAGGAGTATGCCGCAGCCAATATCTGGGCCAGCGACCCGGCCTGGCGGGTGGAGTTCGAAATCGACGGCAGGCCGTGCGGCCCTGCCGAACGGTTCCGGGCATACGACCCGGAAGCGGCACGGCTCTACTCCGACCCCGACCGGCTGGAGCACAAATGGATCGCTCCCTCCGAATCGGACCACTACTACCGGGTTCCGCTGCCCGAAGGGGCCTCGCGGGTCGAAGTCTCGGCGACCGACCGTTTCGGCCGCAGGAGCACGGCGGCACTCGATCTGAAATAA
- a CDS encoding alpha amylase family protein, which produces MKRHVKRAATALAALTLTLGAVSCGSDPETPEWEWPDPEPEPDPEPVAGKPRFIWVDAAANFPDFANSRENIARDLAKARDAGFTDIVVDVRPTTGDALFRTSAVEQVEWLGAWLPEGYSKIERTATWDYLQAFIDEGAKLGLRIHAAINTFTGGNLTSLGGAGVVFRDADKRAWTTDLNLANGITNIMSTDQAAKFFNPVLPEVQEYICSMLRDLAAYDGLTGIFLDRGRFDGFTSDFSDYTRREFEKYIGEAVADFPGDILPAGHTSGIPSPEPVRLKQWIEFRAKVIRDFMAKARAAVKEVNPSLRFGVYVGGWYASYYDVGVNWASPDYDASADFSWATKKYMDYGYADLMDQMLIGAYASPTRVNGTTEWTMEGFCRLAKERTTGACPLVAGGPDVGNWDPDDEVTQEEENRAVTASVSACINACDGYFLFDMIHLKKADQWSYVKAGIDALSDK; this is translated from the coding sequence ATGAAACGACATGTCAAACGGGCCGCAACGGCCCTGGCAGCGCTGACACTGACGCTGGGAGCCGTCTCGTGCGGCTCGGACCCCGAAACCCCGGAATGGGAGTGGCCCGATCCGGAACCGGAACCCGACCCGGAACCCGTCGCCGGGAAACCGCGGTTCATCTGGGTGGATGCCGCCGCGAACTTTCCCGACTTCGCCAACAGCCGCGAGAACATCGCCCGCGATCTGGCGAAGGCCCGGGACGCCGGCTTCACGGACATCGTGGTGGACGTGCGTCCCACGACAGGCGATGCGCTCTTCCGCACCTCTGCGGTCGAGCAGGTGGAGTGGCTCGGGGCCTGGCTGCCCGAAGGCTACTCGAAGATCGAACGCACGGCGACCTGGGACTACCTGCAAGCCTTCATCGACGAAGGCGCGAAGCTGGGACTGCGCATCCACGCCGCCATCAACACCTTCACGGGCGGTAACCTGACCTCGCTCGGCGGCGCCGGCGTCGTGTTCCGCGACGCGGACAAACGGGCCTGGACCACCGATCTCAATCTGGCGAACGGCATCACCAACATCATGTCCACGGACCAGGCGGCCAAGTTCTTCAACCCCGTGCTGCCCGAAGTGCAGGAATACATCTGCTCGATGCTCCGGGACCTGGCCGCCTACGACGGACTGACGGGCATCTTCCTCGACCGCGGCCGTTTCGACGGTTTCACGAGCGACTTCTCGGACTACACGCGCCGGGAGTTCGAGAAATACATCGGCGAGGCGGTCGCCGACTTCCCGGGCGACATCCTGCCTGCGGGGCACACGTCGGGCATCCCCTCGCCCGAGCCGGTCCGTCTGAAACAGTGGATCGAATTTCGCGCCAAGGTGATCCGCGACTTCATGGCCAAAGCGCGGGCCGCGGTCAAAGAGGTCAATCCGTCCCTCCGATTCGGTGTCTATGTCGGCGGCTGGTATGCGAGCTACTACGACGTGGGAGTCAATTGGGCCAGTCCGGACTACGATGCCTCGGCCGATTTCTCCTGGGCGACGAAGAAATACATGGACTACGGTTACGCCGACCTCATGGACCAGATGCTGATCGGGGCCTACGCCTCCCCGACGCGGGTCAACGGAACGACCGAATGGACCATGGAGGGCTTCTGCCGGCTGGCGAAGGAGCGCACGACGGGCGCCTGCCCGCTGGTGGCGGGAGGTCCCGACGTGGGGAATTGGGACCCGGACGACGAAGTGACGCAGGAAGAGGAAAACCGCGCCGTCACCGCCTCGGTGAGCGCCTGCATCAACGCCTGCGACGGCTATTTCCTCTTCGACATGATCCACCTGAAGAAGGCCGACCAGTGGTCGTACGTCAAGGCCGGAATCGACGCCCTGAGCGACAAATAG
- a CDS encoding n-acyl-d-glucosamine 2-epimerase, with product MDFQHLADQYRSELMDSVLPFWLEHSQDKTYGGYFSCLDRDGSVYDTDKFIWLQGREVWLFSMLCNKVEKRKEWLDCAIQGGEFLRKYGHDGKYDWYFSLTREGKPIIDPYNIFSYTFATMAFAQLAMASGNDEYAQIAKKTFDRILEKRSNPKGKWTKAHPGTRPMKDFALPMILCNLALEIEQLIDPKLIEETIDVCLHEVMDVFYQKDLGLIVENLSASDNSLVDSFEGRSINPGHSLEAMWFIMDLGKRLGRPELIQRAVEIALRTIEYGWDKQYGGIFYFMDRLGHPQQQLEWDQKLWWVHIESAIAMIKGYQLTGNQKCLDWFEKLHQYMWEHFKDPEFPEWFGYLNRRGEVLLPLKGGKWKGCFHVPRGLFQIWKILEQCK from the coding sequence ATGGATTTTCAACATTTGGCCGACCAATACCGGTCGGAACTCATGGACAGCGTACTGCCCTTCTGGCTCGAACATTCCCAGGACAAAACCTACGGCGGATACTTCTCCTGCCTCGACCGCGACGGAAGCGTATACGACACCGACAAGTTCATCTGGCTCCAGGGCCGCGAGGTGTGGCTCTTCTCGATGCTCTGCAACAAGGTCGAAAAACGCAAGGAGTGGCTCGACTGCGCCATCCAGGGCGGCGAGTTCCTTCGGAAATACGGACACGACGGAAAATACGACTGGTACTTCTCCCTGACGCGCGAGGGCAAGCCCATCATAGACCCCTACAACATCTTCTCCTACACATTCGCCACCATGGCTTTCGCACAACTGGCAATGGCGTCCGGAAACGACGAATACGCGCAGATCGCGAAGAAGACATTCGACCGGATACTCGAAAAACGCTCGAATCCAAAGGGTAAGTGGACAAAGGCTCACCCGGGAACGCGACCGATGAAGGATTTCGCGCTCCCGATGATCCTCTGCAACCTCGCCCTCGAAATCGAACAGCTCATAGACCCCAAACTCATCGAGGAGACGATCGACGTATGCCTCCACGAGGTAATGGACGTATTCTACCAGAAGGACCTCGGTCTCATCGTCGAAAACCTTTCCGCCTCGGACAACTCGCTGGTGGACTCCTTCGAGGGCCGCTCGATAAATCCGGGACACTCGCTCGAGGCGATGTGGTTCATAATGGACCTCGGAAAAAGACTCGGACGCCCCGAACTGATCCAGCGCGCCGTAGAAATAGCGCTCCGGACCATCGAATACGGATGGGACAAACAGTACGGCGGAATATTCTACTTCATGGACCGCCTCGGACATCCCCAGCAGCAGCTCGAGTGGGACCAGAAGCTCTGGTGGGTGCACATCGAATCCGCGATAGCCATGATAAAGGGATACCAGCTCACAGGAAACCAGAAATGCCTGGACTGGTTCGAAAAACTGCACCAATACATGTGGGAGCACTTCAAGGACCCCGAGTTCCCCGAGTGGTTCGGATACCTGAACCGGCGAGGCGAGGTCCTCCTGCCTCTGAAGGGAGGAAAATGGAAGGGGTGCTTCCACGTACCGAGAGGTCTGTTCCAGATATGGAAGATCCTCGAACAATGCAAATAA
- a CDS encoding DUF4434 domain-containing protein, whose amino-acid sequence MKRPIILLAAALVLAACSPANPPAETSGACELSDDDFRTEGILEAIPIRATFLDEISWDIPHQNWGVREWDADFRAMKHMGINTVVLIRAGLGRWIAAPFECLLESEEVHYPPADLVEMFLTLADKYDMAFYFGIYDSGKYWQEGLFQREIDLNRKLIDEVWAKYGHHRSFQGWYLSQEISRRTKNMSRIYAELGRHAKEISGGLKTMISPYIHGIKTDQVMSGDRALSVEEHRREWNEILGNIAGAVDILAFQDGQVDYHELYDYLTVNKALADKYGMECWTNLESFDRDMPIRFLPIKWEKLLLKLDAARRAGMRNVITFEFSHFMSPHSAYPQAGHLYDRYCDYFGIDNPYADR is encoded by the coding sequence ATGAAACGTCCGATCATACTGCTCGCGGCGGCGCTCGTGCTGGCCGCCTGCTCCCCGGCGAATCCGCCGGCGGAGACCTCCGGAGCCTGCGAACTCTCCGACGACGATTTCCGCACCGAAGGCATCCTCGAAGCCATCCCCATCCGGGCGACCTTTCTCGACGAGATCAGTTGGGACATTCCCCATCAGAATTGGGGCGTGCGCGAATGGGACGCCGACTTTCGGGCGATGAAGCACATGGGCATCAACACGGTGGTGCTGATCCGCGCCGGACTGGGCCGCTGGATCGCCGCGCCGTTCGAGTGTCTGCTCGAAAGCGAGGAGGTCCACTACCCGCCCGCGGATCTGGTCGAAATGTTCCTCACGCTGGCCGACAAATACGACATGGCCTTCTACTTCGGCATCTACGACTCGGGCAAATACTGGCAGGAAGGGCTCTTCCAGCGCGAAATCGACCTGAACAGGAAACTCATCGACGAAGTGTGGGCCAAATACGGCCATCACCGATCGTTCCAGGGGTGGTATCTGTCGCAGGAGATCAGCCGTCGCACGAAGAACATGTCGCGCATCTACGCCGAGCTCGGCCGCCACGCCAAGGAGATTTCCGGCGGGCTGAAGACGATGATCTCGCCCTATATCCACGGCATCAAGACCGATCAGGTCATGTCGGGCGACCGGGCCCTCTCGGTCGAGGAGCATCGCCGCGAATGGAACGAGATTCTGGGCAACATCGCCGGAGCGGTGGACATCCTCGCCTTCCAGGACGGACAGGTGGACTACCACGAGCTGTACGATTACCTGACGGTGAACAAGGCGCTGGCCGACAAATACGGCATGGAGTGCTGGACCAACCTCGAATCGTTCGACCGCGACATGCCGATCCGCTTCCTGCCGATCAAGTGGGAGAAGCTGCTGCTCAAACTCGACGCCGCCCGGAGAGCCGGAATGCGGAACGTCATCACGTTCGAATTTTCACACTTCATGAGTCCCCACTCGGCCTACCCGCAGGCGGGACACCTCTACGACCGCTACTGCGACTACTTCGGAATCGACAACCCCTATGCGGACCGATGA
- a CDS encoding FAD-dependent oxidoreductase, with protein MKTLRTKYLSLTAALFLLSCNAPARYDVVIVGGGTSGAAAGLQSARLGARTLLVEEFDWLGGMLTSAGVSATDGNYALRGGIWDEFRSELERHYGGPEALRTGWVSNILFEPSVGDSLFKRMAAREPNLEVRYRTTAAGFDRRDGVWHLEIECGGKRERIAARVLIDATELGDVARELDVPYDVGMDATSETGEKEALEAPNDIVQDLTYVAVLKDYGRDVTIPRPEGYDSALFACCCINPLCVSPKEPDRMWPREKMITYGKLPGGKYMINWPIEGNDYYVNMIDMDAAERAEAVRRAKNHTLCFVHFLQTELGFRTLGLADDEFPTGDRLPFYPYHRESRRIHGLVRFTLNDITDPYANTLYRTAIGVGDYPIDQHHTRYPEWSSLPNLYFHPVPSYGVPLGVMLPASQPGLIVAEKSISVTNLVNGSTRLQPVVLQIGQAAGALAALAAADGCEPSEVPVRRVQEVILDDGGYLLPYLDMPSTDPRFKAMQRIGVTGILRGRGANVGWSNQTWFDAGKHVSEAELRCGLHAVYPAVAESADPAAVNGTRLAAMLSEALGKDTAAAVHEKAAGLLADYDAARPLTRIECALIIDALADPFRSVGIDIYGNYIHATNENPQ; from the coding sequence ATGAAAACATTACGAACGAAGTACCTGTCATTGACAGCCGCCCTGTTTCTCCTGTCCTGCAACGCCCCCGCACGCTACGACGTGGTGATCGTGGGCGGCGGGACGAGCGGGGCGGCCGCGGGCCTTCAGTCGGCGCGCCTCGGGGCGCGGACACTCCTCGTCGAGGAGTTCGACTGGCTGGGCGGCATGCTCACCTCGGCGGGCGTGAGCGCCACGGACGGCAACTACGCCCTGCGCGGCGGCATCTGGGACGAATTCCGGAGCGAACTGGAGCGGCACTACGGCGGCCCGGAAGCGCTCCGGACGGGGTGGGTGAGCAACATACTGTTCGAGCCCTCGGTGGGCGACAGCCTGTTCAAACGCATGGCGGCGCGCGAGCCGAACCTCGAAGTGCGCTACCGCACGACGGCCGCCGGATTCGACCGCCGCGACGGGGTGTGGCATCTGGAGATCGAGTGCGGCGGGAAACGCGAGCGCATCGCGGCCCGCGTGCTGATCGACGCCACCGAACTGGGCGACGTGGCCCGGGAGCTGGACGTACCCTATGATGTGGGCATGGATGCCACGTCGGAGACCGGCGAGAAGGAGGCGCTCGAAGCCCCGAACGACATCGTGCAGGACCTGACCTACGTGGCCGTGCTGAAGGATTACGGGCGCGACGTCACGATTCCGCGTCCCGAAGGCTACGACTCCGCGCTGTTCGCCTGCTGCTGCATCAACCCGCTCTGCGTCTCACCCAAGGAGCCGGACCGCATGTGGCCCCGGGAAAAGATGATTACCTACGGGAAACTCCCCGGCGGGAAATACATGATAAACTGGCCGATCGAGGGCAACGACTACTACGTGAACATGATCGACATGGATGCCGCGGAGCGTGCCGAAGCCGTCCGGCGGGCGAAAAACCACACGCTGTGCTTCGTCCATTTCCTCCAGACCGAACTGGGATTCCGCACGCTGGGCCTTGCCGACGACGAGTTCCCCACCGGGGACCGTCTGCCGTTCTATCCCTACCACCGCGAATCGCGGCGCATTCACGGACTGGTGCGCTTCACGCTCAACGACATCACCGACCCCTACGCCAACACGCTCTACCGCACGGCGATCGGCGTGGGCGACTACCCCATCGACCAGCACCACACGCGCTATCCGGAGTGGAGTTCGCTGCCGAACCTCTATTTCCATCCCGTGCCCTCGTACGGCGTGCCGCTGGGCGTGATGCTGCCCGCGTCGCAGCCGGGGCTGATCGTGGCCGAGAAATCCATCTCGGTGACCAACCTGGTGAACGGCTCCACGCGCCTGCAGCCCGTGGTGTTGCAGATCGGACAGGCGGCCGGAGCGCTGGCCGCACTGGCCGCGGCGGATGGCTGCGAACCTTCGGAGGTCCCGGTCCGCAGGGTGCAGGAGGTGATTCTCGACGACGGAGGCTACCTGCTGCCGTACCTCGACATGCCCTCGACCGACCCGCGCTTCAAGGCCATGCAGCGCATCGGGGTGACGGGTATTCTGCGCGGACGCGGTGCGAACGTGGGATGGTCGAACCAGACGTGGTTCGACGCCGGAAAACACGTTTCGGAGGCGGAGCTGCGCTGCGGACTGCATGCTGTTTACCCCGCGGTGGCCGAATCGGCGGACCCGGCGGCCGTGAACGGCACGCGGCTGGCCGCGATGCTTTCCGAGGCCCTTGGAAAAGATACGGCCGCCGCGGTGCACGAGAAAGCTGCCGGGCTGCTCGCGGATTACGATGCCGCAAGGCCCCTCACGCGCATCGAATGCGCACTGATCATCGACGCCCTGGCTGACCCGTTCCGCTCGGTCGGGATCGACATATACGGAAACTATATACACGCAACAAACGAGAACCCGCAATGA